In the genome of bacterium, one region contains:
- a CDS encoding PqqD family protein: MDIYELILSESPKKVEHLLYRREPEGIGIVLNESLGCIDYLNPTAATIFELCNGTKQIRNIVEIIFNQFEIEITKPEVVKDTIKCIRDLEGRKLLKHG; the protein is encoded by the coding sequence ATGGATATCTATGAATTGATATTATCCGAGAGTCCTAAAAAAGTTGAACATCTACTATATCGGAGAGAACCTGAAGGGATAGGAATAGTTCTTAATGAATCATTAGGTTGTATTGATTATTTGAATCCTACCGCGGCGACTATTTTTGAGTTATGTAATGGAACTAAACAAATTAGAAATATAGTAGAAATTATCTTTAATCAATTTGAAATAGAAATTACTAAACCAGAGGTGGTAAAAGATACTATTAAATGCATTCGCGATCTTGAAGGAAGAAAGTTATTAAAACATGGATAG